From Mycobacterium cookii:
AGCATTCGCCCGACACCGCAGGCGGCCTGATGACCAGTGAACCGGTGGTGCTCACGCCCGACACCTCGGTCGCCGAGGCACTCGCCCGCGTCCGCGACCCCGATCTGACCCCGGCGCTGTCGTCGCTGGTGCTGGTGGTGCGTCCACCGACGGCCACTCCGACCGGCCAATACCTGGGCTGCGTGCCGCTGCAGAAGCTGCTGCGCGAGCCGCCGTCCATGCTGGTCGGCGGCATCGTCGACGCCGACCTGCCCTGGCTGGGGCCTGACACCTCGCTGGGGGCGCTGACCCGCTACTTCGCCGCCTACAACCTGGTGTGCGGGCCGGTGCTGGACGAGCAGCATCACCTGCTGGGCGCGGTCACCGTCGACGACGTGCTCGACCACCTACTGCCACACGACTGGCGGGCCACCAACGAGGAGCCGTCGCTCGACGCCGCCCTAGGACAACGATGAGCAATACGTCGTCGCGCCCCCGGCTGTACACCCCGCGCAGCTCCCGAGTGCCCACGCCGCGGCTGGACGCCGAGGCCGTCGGGCAGTTCACCGAATCGATCGCCCGCTTCTTCGGCACCGGTAGCTATCTGCTGATTCAGACCATCATCGTGATCGTGTGGATTGTGCTGAACGTCTTCGCGATTCACCTGCGCTGGGACCCCTACCCGTTCATCCTGCTCAACCTGGCGTTCTCGACTCAGGCCGCCTACGCGGCACCGCTGATCCTGCTGGCCCAGAATCGCCAGGAGAACCGCGACCGCGTCACGCTCGAAGAGGACCGGCGACGCGCCCAGGAGACAAAGGCCGACACCGAATATCTGGCCCGGGAACTGGCGGCGTTACGACTGGCGATCGGCGACGTGGCGAAGACCCGCGAGCACCTGCGCCGCGAACTGGAAGACCTGCGCGATCTGCTGCGAGACCGGCACCCGACCGGCGCGCACGACAGTGACGATGAGGTAGACGAACACGCCGCCACGACTAATTGACACTCTCGCCCCGAGAGTCGTGTTTTCACAGGCAGATAAGTCCGTCATTGTTGTCACTCCCGTCACCGCTGTTATGTATGGTGACGTAGTTCACGACGACGAAGAGGTCGTCGGGAGCGCTCGAATACCACGGAAGGTCGATCGAGTGCGGGTAGGGGAACGCATGGGCGCGCGTCCGGCCCTTGCACAACTGCGGCAGCGGGTCGTCCGCATGCCCAAGCCCCCCAAAGTCCCCCGCCCAGTGGTCTCCGCGGCGTCTACAGTGACGGCCGCGACGACGACCATTCAGGACGCGCTGACCCGTACGGCGCGGAGTCCGGCGTTCGGGGTGGTGATCATCGCCAGCCTGATCTTCACCGGTGTCGAGGGCGCCACCGCGCCGCCGTACCCGATGTCGAAGTCGACGGTGCACGGCGCCGCCATCACTCCCGTCGCCGCCGTCACCCGCGCCTCCACCGACCCGACCGGGCCCCTGGTGGTCGCCGCCCTGCATCCGAAGGTCGGCTTCCACATCGCCGAGGCCACGGCGTCTGCTCCCCCGCCCACAGTCGTCGTGAATACGCCGGGCGCACTGGGCATTCCGATGACGGCGCTGACCGCCTACCGCAACGCCGAGCGGATGATGGCGACCGCCGACCCGAACTGCGGCATCAGCTGGAACCTGCTCGCCGGTATCGGGCGTATCGAATCCGGACACGCCAACAACGGCGCCACCGACGTCCACGGCACCGCCGTACGACCGATCTACGGGCCGACCCTGGACGGGACGCTGCCCGGCAACGAGGTCGTCGTCCAGGGCAACACCGGTGGACGGATCAGCTACGCCCGCGCGATGGGGCCGATGCAGTTCCTGCCGGGCACCTGGGCGCGCTACGCCGCCGACGGCGACGGCGACGGCAAGGCCGACCCGCAGAACCTCTACGACTCCACCCTGGCCGCCGCCCGCTACCTGTGCAGCGGCGGGCTCAACCTGCGCGACCAGTCGCAGGTGCTGTCGTCGATCCTGCGCTACAACAACTCGATGCCGTACGCGCAGAACGTGCTGGGCTGGGCGGCGGCGTATGCCACCGGCGTCATCCCGGTCGACCTGCCGCCGATCACCGGACCGCCGCCGCCGCTGGGCGACGCGCACCTGGAGAACGCCGAGGGCCTGGGACCGAACCTGCCGCTGAACATGCACGGGCTGCCGTCCACCGACCCGCTGGCCAGGGTGCCGCTGATCGACCTGAGCGGTACGTCGAACAGCATCAACCAGCCGGTACTGCCGTGGCAACAGCAGCAGACCGCGTCGGCATACGGGCCGTCCTGCACGGTGATCTGCATCGGGACCGAGACCGGAGCACCCCAGCAGACGTTCAACACGCCGCCGTCCAGCGCGATGGCGCCCGCTCCGGACATGTTCCCGGCGCCGCCGCCGAATTTGTTCTCCGCCCCGCCACCGGCCGCACCGCCGCCAGCCGACGCACCCGCCGCACCGGCCGGCCCGCCGCCTGCGCCCGCTCCGGCCAACTAACGCAGACGCTGGACTTGAAGGTCCGCCTCCTCAACGGGCCGAAACGGTCCGCATCGTCGGCGAACTAGACTCGGGCAGTGATGTCCGATCTAACTTCAGGCGTTCGCGCCGCGCTGGCCAAGGTGATCGACCCTGAGCTGCGCCGCCCCATCACCGAGCTCGGAATGGTCAAAGGCATCGAGGTCGGCCCCGGCGGCGACGTCCACGTCGAGATCTACCTGACCACGTCCGCGTGCCCGAAGAAAGCCGAGATCAGCGACCGGGTCCGGCAAGCCGTCGCCGACGTGCCGGGCACCGGAGCGGTGCGGGTCAGCCTGGACGTCATGAACGACGAGCAGCGCACCGAGCTGCGCAAGCAGCTGCGCGGCGACTCCCGTGAGCCGGTCATCCCCTTCGCCCAGCCCGGATCGCTGACCCGGGTCTATGCCGTCGCGTCCGGCAAGGGCGGCGTCGGCAAGTCGACCGTGACGGTCAACCTTGCCGCGGCGATGGCCGCGCGCGGTCTGGCGGTCGGACTGCTCGACGCCGACATTCACGGCCACTCGATCCCGCGGATGATGGGCACCACCGACCGGCCCACCCAGGTGGAGTCGATGATTCTGCCGCCGATCGCGCACGAGGTGAAGGTCATCTCGATCGCCCAGTTCGTCCAGGAGAACACCCCGGTGGTGTGGCGCGGTCCGATGCTGCACCGGGCTCTGCAGCAGTTCCTGGCCGACGTGTACTGGGGCGACCTGGACGTTCTGCTGCTCGACCTGCCACCGGGAACCGGCGACATCGCGATCTCGGTCGCTCAGCTGATCCCGAACGCCGAGATCGTGGTGGTGACAACACCGCAAGTGGCGGCGGCCGAGGTCGCCGAGCGGGCAGGCAGTATCGCGCTGCAGACCAAACAACGAGTGGTCGGCGTGGTGGAGAACATGTCCGGTCTGCTGCTGCCGGACGGCTCGACGTTGCAGGTGTTCGGCGAAGGCGGCGGCGCGCAGGTCGCCGAGCGGCTGACCCGTCAGATGGGCGTCGACGTGCCACTGCTCGGGCAGATCCCGCTGGACCCGGCCTTGGTCGCGGCCGGAGATGCCGGGGTGCCGATCGTGCTCAGCGCCCCCGACTCGCCGGTCGGCAAGGAGTTGCGCGGCGTCGCCGACACGCTTTCGGCGAGGCGTCGCGGCCTGGCCGGCATGTCGCTGGGACTGGACACCAGCCGCCGCTGAAGCTGCTGGGTGCCACGGCATTCCAGCGGTAGGGTGAGCCGCATGCTGACTTCTCCGCAACAGGCAACGCGGCATATTGCGTCGACGCTAACGGCAGTCGGCATCATCACCTTCACCGTCGCGGCCTGCGGAGCGTCGGACCAGTCCAAGCCGCCGAGTTCGTCCGCCGCCCAGGAGCCGTCGTCGAGCGGCGCGACTGCGGCAGCACCGGCTTCCAAGTACGACATCTCCAAGGTCGATAGCGTCAAAGACGCTATGCCCCCGGGCTTCAAACCGGACCCGCGCCCCGAGATCATCTTGAACCAGGGCGACATCGACAACCCAAAGATCATCCCGTTCACCAAAGCGAAGTTCGATCCGCCGCAATGCCGCGCGCTGGTCATTCCGCCCTACATCGACCCGACCGTCGGCGCCCGGGCCGCGGGGCTGAGCGCAGAAGGCGATCAGGGCGAAATCTTTGTCGTCGCAATGAATTTGCCGAAGCCGATCCCGGCTACTCCGCTACCGGCAGGATGCGACCACGTCGGGCTGTCCGGCTCTCCCGAGGCGACAGGGTCCGCCGAGTCCATTCCCGGACCCCGGATCGACGGCGTCACCACGACCGGGGTCAAGCTCACGCCCTCCGACGACAACGCCCCTTCGGAGTACATCTTCACCGCCGAACTCGGGGACCAGACGTCGATCGCGATCATGGGTGGCACCGTCGATGAACTCAACCCCCAGCAGGTGCTGTCAGATCTTCTGGTGAAGGCCACCAACGCCGTAAGAGGCTAGTGATTACGTGGCGTCGGGGTCGAACGGCGCCGGCGATGGCGGCGGCGTGACCGGTTGCGGCACAACGTTATCCGAGACCGCAGGCCGGTCGAAGTTGCCGGTGAAAAGCGAGTCGTCGCCGTCGAACAGATGCTTGGCCAAAGCGGCCCGCGGTGTCATGCCGCGCAGCTTCTGCAACTCGCTCAGCGGCTGACGCAGGTCGTCAAACTCGGGCCCGATGTCCTCGCGCAGTTGGGTCGTCATGCCGGACAGGTAATCGCGAGCCTGCCGCAGCGCGCTGGACGTCCACCGGACCGCGCCGGGCAGTCGTTCAGGCCCCAAGACCACCAGCCCCACCACCAGCAGGACCAGCATCTCGCTCCAGCCGACGTTGGCGAACACTAGCCGCCTTCCGGCCCCGGAGTCACTGTGAGGGTGACGTGCCGGCCGTCGCGGACCACCTCGATCGGCGCCGGCTGCCCAATCGTCAACTGGCGCACCGCGACAACGAATTCCTCGGCGTCGGCCACCCCGCGGTTGCCGACCTTGACCACCACGTCGTTCTCCAGGATCCCGCCCTTTTCGGCGGGGCTACCGGCTTTGACGTTGGCGACCTGCGCGCCCTGGGCGATCTCGTTGCTCACCGAGCGGGTGCTCACACCCAGCGTCGGGTGGACGATCTTGCCGTCCTTGATCAGCGTCTGCGCAACCAGTTTCGCCTCGTTGACCGGGATCGCGAACCCGAGCCCGCTGGCGCTGTCGGACAGCGACTTGCCCGCGGTGTTGATACCGATGACCTGAGAGTCCATGTTGATCAGCGGGCCGCCGGAGTTCCCGTGGTTGATCGATGCGTCGGTCTGGATGCCGTCGATCACGGTGTCGGTGTCAGAACCCTCCCCCGACAACGGAATCGGGCGATGCAGCGCGCTGACGATGCCCTCGGTGACGGTGCTGCGCAGACCCAGCGGGGCACCGGCGGCCAACACCTCGTCACCCACCCGGACCTTGTCGGAGTCGCCGAGCCTGGCGACGGTCAAGTTGTTGACGTTGTCCACCTTGAGCACGGCCAGGTCGGTCTTGGGGTCGCGGCCGACCAGGTTGGCCGGCACTTCTTTGCCGTCGTTGAACACCACGGTGGTCTTGAACTGGCTCGGGTTGTTGGCCGCTTCGGAGATGACGTGGTTGTTGGTGACGATGTAGCCCTTGCCGTCGATGACGAAGCCGGAGCCCTGCATGCCCTCCTGGTCGCTGACCGACTGGATCGTCACCACCGAATCAGCTATGGCCGCAGCTACTTTGGCGAACCGACCGGCGGGCGCTTCGCTGTTGCCATTGGTCGACAACGACACCTTGGAGGTGGTGAACGCCTGGACAACCTCGGCGGTCTTGCGGCCGATCACGCCGCCGACCATGCCGATCAGCAAAGCCAGGACGGCGAGGACCGCGAGCGCCAGGTAGGAGACCCGCCCGCCGAAGAGCACATCGCGCACACCGAGCCGGCCGCCGGCATCGCCGTCGCCGTGAGCGACAGAACGCGCAACCGCCGGCTCACCGAGCGCCGCGGCCGCACCGGGATCACGCCAGGGATCTTCGGGATCCTCGTCCTGGTCCCTGTTCTTGCCGTCGTCGAGCGCGCCCGCATCGGTGGGGTGGCGCTGCAGCGAATCGGCTCCGGGGAACGGCCGTCCGAAGGCCTCCGTCAGCACCGGGTCGGCGGGTTCGTCGTGCGGGGTGAACTCGCCCTGGTCGCGGTACTTCGACGGGCGCACCCGCTCGGCGACGAACGAGCCCTGCACGCCATCGGGACGGCTGAAAGCCTGGCGCGACGCGGCATCGACCGGCGGCCGGGACACGGGTCGCGGCGCCAGCCGGGGGGCGCCGTTGTTGTCTTGATCGGAGCTCACGTCATCCTCTTCCGAACGCGGGGCAAACGCGCTTTATGGACTCGAGCACGGCGCCGCGCACCGGCTTGACAAAACTGGTGTCCACCCTACCGAGGCTCTGGGTGATCGCGCGGGTTGCCGTCGGCGAATCGATCGGACGGCCTGGCTCGACGCTCCGGTGGTGGGGCACCATGTCCGCGGCCACGGGGCGGCCCCCACTGACCGCGCTGCTGCCCGCCCGCATCGTCGTCGGGAGGGCAGTGCGGGATCTGCGACAGCAATCCCAGCAACGAGCTGGGGATTCTGATCGGATGGGAGTCGCGTAGCGCGGCACGGGCCCGGCGATGACCCTCCACTTCGGCGGCGCAATCCGGACACAGGGATATGTGGTGCGCCGCGCGCAGGTGGGCATTCATCCGCAGCTCGCCGTCGACGAACGCCGCGATGGCCTCGGTCGACAGGTGTTCGGTGGAGCCGAATTGCCGTGGAGCGCCCACCGGGGCGTCACTCTGCGAGGCGAACTGAGCGGGGAGCCAGGAGAACGCGCGGCGGAAGACATGACCCCGCTCGGCCATCACCAGCTCCCCTCGATATGTCAGCGTCCAGAAGTGTCGGGCACTACCTCGAATGTAGCGCGCTGGGCGTCGCGGAACACCAATGAACAGCCGATCTACGGGCTTGTGTCTTAGTCGGCCAGGCCCGGTAGCGCGCCGGTCACGTTGTCGGAGTGCGCGGCCAAATAGTCGCGCAGTGCCTGACGGCCGCGGTGAATGCGGCTGCGCACGGTGCCCAGCTTGACGCCCAGCGTCGCGCCGATCTCCTCGTAGGACAGACCTTCGATGTCACACAACACCACGGCCGCGCGGAACTCCGGCGGCAGCGAATCCAGGGCGGCCTGCAGGTCGGGGCCCAGCCGCGAGTCGTGGTAGATCTCCTCGGGATTGGGCTCGTCGGCGGGCACCCGATCGTAATCCTCGGGCAACGCCTCCATCCGGACCCGGCCGCGACGGCGGACCATGTCCAGGAACAAGTTAGTGGTGATGCGGTGCAACCAGCCCTCGAACGTCCCCGGCTGGTAGTTCTGCACCGACCGGAAGACCCTGATGAAGGTCTCCTGGGTCAGATCCTCGGCGTCGTGCTGATTACCGGAGAGGCGGTAAGCCAGCCGATACACCCGATCGGCGTGCTGACGCACCAGCTCGTCCCACGACGGCATGGCCGTCTTGTCTCCAGTCGCGTCGAAGACCGCGGTGCCGTAGGGCTCCTCAGCGGGGTCGACCCAGTCAGCGTCGCGGTACCTTTCGGGGTGCGACATGCTGGCCGGGCTCATCAGTGTGGTGATGTTCAGATCCTCCGGGTTCAGACTGCCGTCAAAACTAGGCAATTCATCACCGCGCGCAACGCGAAGATGCCGAGATGTATTCCCGGACCAGCGGCCTCCACGCTCCATGGCAATACCGTCGCCTACCGGCGTATGTGCGATATGTGACCGCACTGAGCTTTGACTGAGAATGGCGTCCCGCGAAGCCGTTGCGCTGGCCGAATCGGATATCAATGAGACTTCTATAAGAGCGGCGCCGTCGGCGTGTCGCAATGCGCCCGAGAACCTGTGCCGGGCGCGCCTGATCGCACTCGGCTGGGGTTGGACTTACGCTGCGGGAATGGCCACCACCGACCGCACGCCAGGCCAGTCGGCGCCGACGAGTCGGGCCGAACAGCTCTCAGCGCACGCCGAGGGCTCGATCTCCGAAGACGCCGTGCTGCTGGCCGCCCGCGAGCGCG
This genomic window contains:
- a CDS encoding DUF1003 domain-containing protein; translation: MSNTSSRPRLYTPRSSRVPTPRLDAEAVGQFTESIARFFGTGSYLLIQTIIVIVWIVLNVFAIHLRWDPYPFILLNLAFSTQAAYAAPLILLAQNRQENRDRVTLEEDRRRAQETKADTEYLARELAALRLAIGDVAKTREHLRRELEDLRDLLRDRHPTGAHDSDDEVDEHAATTN
- a CDS encoding lytic transglycosylase domain-containing protein is translated as MRVGERMGARPALAQLRQRVVRMPKPPKVPRPVVSAASTVTAATTTIQDALTRTARSPAFGVVIIASLIFTGVEGATAPPYPMSKSTVHGAAITPVAAVTRASTDPTGPLVVAALHPKVGFHIAEATASAPPPTVVVNTPGALGIPMTALTAYRNAERMMATADPNCGISWNLLAGIGRIESGHANNGATDVHGTAVRPIYGPTLDGTLPGNEVVVQGNTGGRISYARAMGPMQFLPGTWARYAADGDGDGKADPQNLYDSTLAAARYLCSGGLNLRDQSQVLSSILRYNNSMPYAQNVLGWAAAYATGVIPVDLPPITGPPPPLGDAHLENAEGLGPNLPLNMHGLPSTDPLARVPLIDLSGTSNSINQPVLPWQQQQTASAYGPSCTVICIGTETGAPQQTFNTPPSSAMAPAPDMFPAPPPNLFSAPPPAAPPPADAPAAPAGPPPAPAPAN
- a CDS encoding Mrp/NBP35 family ATP-binding protein, whose protein sequence is MSDLTSGVRAALAKVIDPELRRPITELGMVKGIEVGPGGDVHVEIYLTTSACPKKAEISDRVRQAVADVPGTGAVRVSLDVMNDEQRTELRKQLRGDSREPVIPFAQPGSLTRVYAVASGKGGVGKSTVTVNLAAAMAARGLAVGLLDADIHGHSIPRMMGTTDRPTQVESMILPPIAHEVKVISIAQFVQENTPVVWRGPMLHRALQQFLADVYWGDLDVLLLDLPPGTGDIAISVAQLIPNAEIVVVTTPQVAAAEVAERAGSIALQTKQRVVGVVENMSGLLLPDGSTLQVFGEGGGAQVAERLTRQMGVDVPLLGQIPLDPALVAAGDAGVPIVLSAPDSPVGKELRGVADTLSARRRGLAGMSLGLDTSRR
- a CDS encoding DUF5642 family protein → MLTSPQQATRHIASTLTAVGIITFTVAACGASDQSKPPSSSAAQEPSSSGATAAAPASKYDISKVDSVKDAMPPGFKPDPRPEIILNQGDIDNPKIIPFTKAKFDPPQCRALVIPPYIDPTVGARAAGLSAEGDQGEIFVVAMNLPKPIPATPLPAGCDHVGLSGSPEATGSAESIPGPRIDGVTTTGVKLTPSDDNAPSEYIFTAELGDQTSIAIMGGTVDELNPQQVLSDLLVKATNAVRG
- the tatB gene encoding Sec-independent protein translocase protein TatB, whose amino-acid sequence is MLVLLVVGLVVLGPERLPGAVRWTSSALRQARDYLSGMTTQLREDIGPEFDDLRQPLSELQKLRGMTPRAALAKHLFDGDDSLFTGNFDRPAVSDNVVPQPVTPPPSPAPFDPDAT
- the htrA gene encoding serine protease HtrA; protein product: MSSDQDNNGAPRLAPRPVSRPPVDAASRQAFSRPDGVQGSFVAERVRPSKYRDQGEFTPHDEPADPVLTEAFGRPFPGADSLQRHPTDAGALDDGKNRDQDEDPEDPWRDPGAAAALGEPAVARSVAHGDGDAGGRLGVRDVLFGGRVSYLALAVLAVLALLIGMVGGVIGRKTAEVVQAFTTSKVSLSTNGNSEAPAGRFAKVAAAIADSVVTIQSVSDQEGMQGSGFVIDGKGYIVTNNHVISEAANNPSQFKTTVVFNDGKEVPANLVGRDPKTDLAVLKVDNVNNLTVARLGDSDKVRVGDEVLAAGAPLGLRSTVTEGIVSALHRPIPLSGEGSDTDTVIDGIQTDASINHGNSGGPLINMDSQVIGINTAGKSLSDSASGLGFAIPVNEAKLVAQTLIKDGKIVHPTLGVSTRSVSNEIAQGAQVANVKAGSPAEKGGILENDVVVKVGNRGVADAEEFVVAVRQLTIGQPAPIEVVRDGRHVTLTVTPGPEGG
- the rseA gene encoding anti-sigma E factor RseA, which translates into the protein MAERGHVFRRAFSWLPAQFASQSDAPVGAPRQFGSTEHLSTEAIAAFVDGELRMNAHLRAAHHISLCPDCAAEVEGHRRARAALRDSHPIRIPSSLLGLLSQIPHCPPDDDAGGQQRGQWGPPRGRGHGAPPPERRARPSDRFADGNPRDHPEPR
- the sigE gene encoding RNA polymerase sigma factor SigE, with the protein product MERGGRWSGNTSRHLRVARGDELPSFDGSLNPEDLNITTLMSPASMSHPERYRDADWVDPAEEPYGTAVFDATGDKTAMPSWDELVRQHADRVYRLAYRLSGNQHDAEDLTQETFIRVFRSVQNYQPGTFEGWLHRITTNLFLDMVRRRGRVRMEALPEDYDRVPADEPNPEEIYHDSRLGPDLQAALDSLPPEFRAAVVLCDIEGLSYEEIGATLGVKLGTVRSRIHRGRQALRDYLAAHSDNVTGALPGLAD